The proteins below are encoded in one region of Carettochelys insculpta isolate YL-2023 chromosome 32, ASM3395843v1, whole genome shotgun sequence:
- the LOC142005010 gene encoding olfactory receptor 10A4-like has translation MVHSTQVPDGNETISDFLILVGFSYLNKLQILLFLVLLVIYLATLMGNLLVILLIKLNPSLHTPMYFFLVNLSLLEICFTSSMVPQLLVHLLVEEKTISIAACAAQMYFFNISGLTECCLLAAMAYDRYVAICHPLHYTTIMSGQVCALLAGISWFISISEEVAHTKWIFSLPFCGSNRLHHFFCDAPQVMKMACADTSEIKILRLIVTVLFILSPFLLILLSYICIISTILKMPSTEGRLKAFSTCSSHIIVVTLFYGTALISYLMPKSSSTTESDLLISLLNTIVSPVLNPIIYTLRNKEVKGALRNTFRKSIFSHS, from the coding sequence ATGGTCCATTCTACACAAGTCCCTGATGGGAACGAGACCATCTCTGATTTCCTCATCTTGGTGGGGTTTTCATATCTTAACAAGCTGCAAATTCTTCTCTTTctggtgcttctggtcatctacttGGCCACCCTGATGGGGAATCTGCTGGTTAttctgctgataaagctgaacccctccctccacacccccatgtatttcttcctggtaaACCTGTCTTTATTGGAAATTTGCTTCACTTCGAGcatggtccctcagctgctggttcacctcttggtggaggaaaagaccatctccattgctgcATGTGCAGCCCAGATGTACTTTTTCAACATCTCAGGCCTCACAGAGTGCTGCCTACTTGCAGCCATGGCCTAtgatcgctatgtggccatctgccaccccctgcactacacaactaTTATGAGTGGTCAAGTATGTGCTCTGCTCGCGGGAATTTCATGGTTCATCAGCATCTCAGAAGAAGTCGCTCACACTAAATGGAtattcagcctgcccttctgtggctccaaccgcctCCACCATTTCTTCTGTGATGCCCCACAAGTGATGAAGATGGCTTGTGCCGACACATCTGAGATTAAGATTTTACGTTTAATTGTGACTGTGCTGTTTATTTTGAGCCCTTTTTTATTGATACTCCTGTCTTACATCTGCATTATCTCTACTATCCTCAAGATGCCATCAACAGAGGGGAGGcttaaagccttctccacctgctcctcacaCATCATTGTGGTGACTTTGTTCTATGGAACAGCCTTGATCAGCTATCTGATGCCCAAATCTAGCTCCACCACAGAGAGTGACCTACTCATTTCTCTCTTGAACACAATTGTCTCACCAGTGCTCAACCCCATCatatacactctgaggaacaaagaggtgaagggagcctTGAGAAACACattcaggaagagcatcttttcCCACAGCTGA
- the LOC142004892 gene encoding olfactory receptor 10A4-like: MIHSAQVHNENETISDVLILVGFSYLNKLQILLFLVLLVIYLATLTGNVLVILLIKITSSLHTPMYFFLVNLSFLEICFISSMVPQLLGHLLVEEKTISIAGCAAQMYFTNVTGLTECCLLAAMAYDRYVAICHPLHYTTIMSSQVCALLAGASWFISISEELAHTSWIFSLGFCGSNQIHHFFCDTPPLLKMACADTSQINILRLIVTVLFVLSPFLLILLSYICIISIILKMPSKEGRHKIFSTCSSHLMVVTLFYGTALITYLVPKSSSTTDSDLFISLLNRIVSPMLNPIIYTLRNKEVKGAWKNTLKKSIFSHSQ; the protein is encoded by the coding sequence ATGATCCATTCTGCACAAGTCCATAATGAGAATGAGACCATCTCTGATGTCCTTATCTTGGTGGGGTTTTCATATCTTaacaagctgcaaatccttctgtttcttgtgcttctggtcatctacttGGCCACCCTGACAGGGAACGTgctggttatcctgctgataaagatcacctcctccctccacacccccatgtacttcttcctggtgaacctctCCTTCCTGGAAATTTGCTTCATTTCGAgtatggtccctcagctgctgggtcacctcttggtggaggaaaagaccatctccattgctggctgtgcagcccagatgtACTTCACCAATGTCACAGGCCTCACAGAGTGCTGTCTACTTGcagccatggcctatgaccgctacgtcgccatctgccaccccctgcactacacaaccattatgagcagccaggtgtgtgCACTGCTCGCAGGGGCTTCATGGTTCATCAGCATCTCAGAAGAACTTGCTCACACCTCGTGGATCTTCAGCCTGGGATTCTGTGGCTCCAACCAAATTCACCACTTCTTCTGCGATACCCCACCACTGCTAAAGATGGCATGTGCTGACACATCTCAGATTAACATTTTACGTTTAATTGTGACTGTGCTGTTTGTCTTGAGCCCTTTTTTACTGATACTCCTGTCCTATATCTGCATTATCTCTATTATCCTCAAAATGCCATCAAAAGAGGGGAGGCATAAAatcttctccacctgctcctctcacctcatgGTGGTGACTTTGTTCTACGGAACAGCCCTGATCACATACCTGGTGCCCAAATCTAGCTCTACCACAGACAGCGACCTATTCATTTCTCTCTTGAACAGAATTGTCTCACCCATGCTCAACCCCATCATATACACTCTGCGGAACAAAGAGGTAAAGGGAGCCTGGAAAAACACACTGAAGAAGAGCATCTTTTCACACAGCCAGTGA